A single region of the Streptomyces sp. AM 4-1-1 genome encodes:
- a CDS encoding alanine racemase, translated as MSAPASLPPASPGALFAELAEATAQLQPPYAVVHLPSLRANARDLVRRAAGKPIRIASKSVRCRALLSQVSAEPGWAGVLAFTLPEALWLAEEFEDVVVGYPTVDAAAVARLAADEVLASRVTLMVDSPAHLDLIDEVLDGLGPSARQVRVCLEVDASLRLADGRVHIGARRSPVHTARAARDLARAVVDRPRLRLVGVMAYEGQIAGVGDNRPGPGRFLVRGMQRASAHELAERRAEAVAAVASVAPLEFVNGGGTGSLETTSREFSVTEVAAGSGLLAPTLFDFYTRFAPRPAAFFALSVVRRPSPHHATLLGGGWIASGAAGPDRLPTPTWPTGLRLVPQEGAGEVQTPLRGRGVAGLRVGDRVWLRHSKAGELCEHVPELHLVEDGHIVDTVPTYRGHHRTFL; from the coding sequence ATGAGCGCACCGGCCTCCCTCCCCCCTGCCTCGCCCGGCGCGCTCTTCGCTGAACTCGCCGAGGCCACGGCACAGCTCCAGCCGCCGTACGCCGTGGTGCACCTGCCGTCACTGCGCGCCAACGCCCGGGACCTGGTGCGCCGGGCCGCGGGCAAGCCGATCCGGATCGCCAGCAAGTCGGTGCGGTGCCGCGCGCTGCTGAGTCAGGTCTCCGCAGAGCCCGGCTGGGCCGGCGTACTGGCGTTCACGCTGCCCGAGGCGCTGTGGCTGGCGGAGGAGTTCGAGGACGTGGTGGTCGGCTACCCCACCGTCGACGCGGCGGCCGTCGCCCGGCTCGCCGCGGACGAGGTGCTGGCCTCCCGGGTGACGCTCATGGTCGACTCGCCTGCGCACCTCGACCTGATCGACGAAGTCCTCGACGGCCTCGGACCCAGCGCCCGGCAGGTACGTGTCTGCCTTGAGGTCGACGCCTCGCTGCGGTTGGCCGACGGCCGCGTGCACATCGGCGCTCGGCGCTCTCCCGTACACACCGCTCGCGCCGCACGGGACCTGGCTCGCGCGGTGGTCGACCGCCCCCGGCTACGCCTCGTGGGAGTGATGGCCTACGAGGGCCAGATCGCCGGCGTCGGCGACAACCGCCCCGGCCCGGGACGGTTCCTGGTCCGGGGCATGCAGAGGGCCTCGGCACACGAGCTCGCCGAACGGCGGGCCGAGGCGGTCGCCGCCGTCGCGTCGGTGGCGCCGCTGGAGTTCGTCAACGGCGGTGGCACCGGGAGCCTGGAGACGACCAGCCGGGAGTTCTCCGTCACCGAGGTCGCGGCCGGGTCCGGGCTCCTCGCTCCCACCCTGTTCGACTTCTACACCCGGTTCGCCCCCCGCCCGGCGGCCTTCTTCGCGCTGTCGGTGGTGCGTCGCCCCTCGCCGCACCACGCCACGCTCCTGGGTGGGGGGTGGATCGCGTCCGGGGCCGCCGGCCCCGACCGCCTCCCCACGCCGACCTGGCCAACAGGGCTACGGCTGGTGCCGCAGGAGGGAGCCGGCGAGGTGCAGACCCCGCTGCGCGGCCGTGGCGTCGCCGGACTGCGCGTCGGCGACCGCGTCTGGCTGCGGCACAGCAAGGCCGGCGAGCTCTGCGAGCATGTGCCCGAACTCCACCTCGTCGAGGACGGCCACATCGTCGACACCGTCCCCACCTACCGAGGCCATCACAGAACGTTTCTCTGA
- a CDS encoding D-arabinono-1,4-lactone oxidase — translation MTTRWENWARTESATPDRVVFPASAEEVATVVADAAAAGSSVKAIGSGHSFSGIAVVEGVQLRPDRLTGLVRADTGTGLVTVRAGMPLHRLNPLLAELGLALEILGDIDRQTVAGALTTGTHGSGERFGIMATQVRELELVLADGSIVTCSSVERPDLFAAARVSLGALGVITTVTLQCVPLFALRGVDRPQPLDETLESLDELVATHDHFEFFWFPHTATALTRRFTRLPAGTGLRPRGRVARAVEDRFLADYAFDRLLRLGARRPRTVPGITRLATRLTGTRDVTDLAHRVFASPRDVRFREGEYAVPRNAVVDALSELRRWVDAHDEAISFPFEVRFAAADDIWLSPAHERDVAYVAFHQYHRMPHERWFQVCEDVLGAAGGRPHWGKMHRLGAAELAELYPRFADFTALRAHVDPSGVFANPYLDRVLGSVGGPR, via the coding sequence ATGACCACGCGCTGGGAGAACTGGGCCCGCACCGAATCGGCCACACCGGACCGGGTCGTCTTCCCCGCCTCCGCCGAGGAGGTCGCCACCGTCGTCGCCGACGCGGCCGCGGCCGGGAGTTCGGTCAAGGCGATCGGATCGGGGCACTCGTTCTCCGGGATCGCGGTCGTGGAAGGCGTACAGCTGCGTCCGGACAGACTGACCGGACTGGTCCGCGCCGACACCGGGACCGGCCTGGTCACGGTCCGGGCCGGGATGCCGCTGCACCGGCTCAACCCGCTTCTCGCCGAACTCGGACTGGCCCTGGAGATCCTCGGCGACATCGACCGCCAGACCGTCGCCGGGGCACTGACCACCGGCACCCACGGATCCGGCGAACGGTTCGGCATCATGGCCACCCAGGTGCGTGAGCTCGAACTGGTGCTGGCCGACGGCTCGATCGTGACCTGCTCGTCCGTGGAGCGGCCCGACCTGTTCGCCGCGGCCCGCGTCTCCCTCGGCGCCCTGGGCGTCATCACCACCGTCACCCTCCAGTGCGTGCCACTCTTCGCACTGCGCGGGGTCGACCGGCCGCAACCGCTCGACGAGACGCTGGAGTCGCTCGACGAACTCGTCGCGACCCACGACCACTTCGAGTTCTTCTGGTTCCCGCACACCGCCACCGCGCTGACCCGTCGCTTCACTCGGCTCCCGGCCGGAACCGGCCTGCGCCCCCGGGGCCGGGTGGCGCGCGCGGTCGAGGACCGGTTCCTGGCCGACTACGCCTTCGACCGACTGCTGCGCCTGGGCGCGAGACGGCCCCGGACCGTGCCGGGCATCACCCGCCTCGCGACCCGGCTCACCGGGACCCGCGATGTCACCGACCTCGCTCACCGGGTCTTCGCCTCACCCCGCGACGTGCGCTTCCGCGAGGGCGAGTACGCCGTCCCACGCAACGCCGTCGTCGACGCCCTGAGCGAGCTCCGGCGCTGGGTCGACGCCCACGACGAAGCGATCTCCTTCCCCTTCGAGGTCCGGTTCGCCGCGGCCGACGACATCTGGCTCTCCCCCGCCCACGAACGCGATGTCGCCTACGTCGCCTTCCACCAGTACCACCGGATGCCACACGAGCGGTGGTTCCAGGTGTGCGAGGACGTTCTCGGCGCCGCGGGCGGTCGGCCGCACTGGGGGAAGATGCACCGGCTCGGCGCCGCCGAGCTTGCGGAGCTCTACCCCCGGTTCGCCGACTTCACCGCCCTGCGCGCTCACGTGGACCCGTCCGGAGTGTTCGCGAACCCCTATCTCGACCGCGTCCTCGGCTCGGTCGGTGGCCCCCGATGA
- a CDS encoding TetR family transcriptional regulator, with translation MNRMAASERRERLVDAAIAVMVREGVSAATTRAIVAEADMPLGSFHYCFRSKEELLGEVIEVITGHTLERALPEVVGEGELEERLRRGMRAYWQHVVDEPDEHRLTYELTQYAARQPGLAVVAERQYQTYLAANTRLIEALTDGEGKPLEWDAPVPVLARYVTAVLDGVTLLYLNEGNAAAAGEALDLVARHVAGLARQA, from the coding sequence ATGAACCGGATGGCGGCGAGCGAACGACGCGAGCGGTTGGTCGACGCGGCGATCGCGGTCATGGTCCGGGAGGGAGTCTCGGCCGCCACCACGCGGGCGATCGTGGCAGAGGCCGACATGCCGCTGGGTTCCTTCCACTACTGCTTCCGCTCCAAGGAGGAGTTGCTGGGCGAGGTCATCGAGGTCATCACCGGCCACACCCTGGAGCGGGCACTGCCGGAGGTGGTGGGCGAAGGCGAGTTGGAGGAGCGGTTGCGTCGCGGGATGCGCGCCTACTGGCAGCACGTGGTCGACGAGCCGGACGAACACCGCCTCACCTACGAACTGACGCAGTACGCCGCGCGGCAGCCCGGCCTCGCTGTCGTGGCGGAGCGGCAGTACCAGACCTACCTCGCGGCCAACACCCGCCTCATCGAGGCGCTCACCGACGGCGAGGGGAAGCCGCTGGAGTGGGACGCGCCGGTGCCGGTACTGGCGCGTTACGTCACGGCGGTGCTCGACGGGGTGACGCTGCTCTATCTCAACGAGGGGAATGCGGCCGCGGCCGGTGAGGCCCTCGATCTCGTCGCCCGGCACGTGGCGGGACTCGCCCGCCAAGCCTGA
- a CDS encoding discoidin domain-containing protein has protein sequence MKRVRPGGIAALVLSLVAALLLSGAGAGGAGAVERPWWEPADRPAPDSGINVSGEPFTGTDAHGDVRGFVDAHNHLMTNEAFGGKLVCGKPFSDGGVADALKDCPEHYPDGAGALLENLTVDPDGHHDPVGWPTFKDWPTSTTMSHQQNYYAWLERAWRAGQRVLVTDLTSNGVICSIYVRDRGCDEMESVRLQAGKTYGMQDYIDRMYGGSGQGWFRIVKTPEQARQVIEAGKMAVVLGVETSEPFGCKQVLGIAQCTRADIDAGLDELHALGVSSMFLCHKFDNALCGVRFDEGTQGTIINVGQFLSTGTFWKTETCTGPQHDNPIGSAKVPEAEAKLPPGTSVPSYDDDARCNTRGLTRLGEYALDGMMDRGMMVEVDHMSVKAAGRAINIMESVRYPGVISSHSWMDRTWTERLYRMGGFVGSYDMDSEKFVEEAAATADLREKYDVGLGYGTDFNGLGGHPAPRGSDAPDKVTYPFRSYPGGPLVDRQRTGERVWDVNSDGGAHVGLVPDWIEDVRGLGGDPLVDELLHGAQSYLDTWNATDGWDRPADLARGGAASASSSEFSVVTSYRPDRAIDGDPATRWASDWNDDQWWSVDLRSPQRVGRVVLDWEAAHATAYRIEVSDDNRTWRTVWQTTSGRGGLETARFTPTTARHLRMHGTGRATHYGYSLREVAVHAR, from the coding sequence ATGAAGAGAGTGCGTCCGGGCGGCATCGCCGCCCTTGTCCTGTCCCTCGTCGCCGCTCTGCTCCTCTCCGGCGCAGGAGCCGGCGGGGCCGGCGCCGTCGAGCGCCCCTGGTGGGAGCCGGCCGACCGGCCCGCCCCCGACTCCGGGATCAACGTGAGCGGCGAGCCGTTCACCGGCACCGACGCACACGGCGACGTGCGCGGTTTCGTCGATGCCCACAACCACCTGATGACCAATGAGGCATTCGGCGGCAAGCTGGTCTGCGGCAAGCCGTTCTCCGACGGCGGTGTCGCCGACGCCCTCAAGGACTGCCCCGAGCATTACCCCGACGGGGCCGGCGCGCTGCTGGAGAACCTCACCGTCGACCCCGACGGCCACCACGACCCGGTGGGCTGGCCGACATTCAAGGACTGGCCCACCTCCACCACGATGTCGCATCAGCAGAACTACTACGCCTGGCTCGAGCGCGCCTGGCGGGCCGGCCAGCGCGTCCTGGTCACCGACCTGACGTCCAACGGCGTCATCTGCTCGATCTACGTCCGCGACCGCGGCTGCGACGAGATGGAGTCCGTCCGGTTGCAGGCCGGGAAGACCTACGGAATGCAGGACTACATCGACCGGATGTACGGCGGTTCGGGCCAGGGCTGGTTCCGGATCGTGAAGACGCCCGAGCAGGCGCGGCAGGTGATCGAAGCGGGCAAGATGGCCGTGGTCCTGGGTGTGGAGACCTCCGAACCCTTCGGCTGCAAGCAGGTGCTCGGCATTGCCCAGTGCACCCGGGCCGACATCGACGCCGGTCTCGACGAACTCCACGCGCTCGGCGTGAGCAGCATGTTCCTGTGTCACAAGTTCGACAACGCGCTGTGCGGGGTGCGCTTCGACGAGGGGACGCAGGGCACCATCATCAACGTCGGGCAGTTCCTCTCCACCGGTACGTTCTGGAAGACCGAGACGTGCACCGGCCCCCAGCACGACAACCCGATCGGCTCGGCCAAGGTGCCCGAGGCGGAGGCGAAGCTGCCACCCGGGACCAGCGTGCCGTCGTACGACGATGACGCACGCTGCAACACCCGCGGCCTCACGCGACTCGGGGAGTACGCCCTCGACGGGATGATGGACCGGGGGATGATGGTCGAGGTCGACCACATGAGCGTCAAGGCCGCCGGCCGGGCGATAAACATCATGGAGTCGGTGCGATACCCCGGTGTGATCTCCAGCCACAGCTGGATGGACCGCACATGGACCGAGCGGCTCTACCGGATGGGCGGCTTCGTCGGGTCCTACGACATGGACTCGGAGAAGTTCGTCGAGGAGGCCGCGGCGACCGCCGACCTGCGCGAGAAGTACGACGTCGGGCTGGGCTACGGCACCGACTTCAACGGGCTGGGCGGCCACCCGGCGCCCCGCGGGTCCGACGCGCCGGACAAGGTCACCTACCCGTTCCGGTCCTACCCGGGCGGCCCGCTGGTGGACCGGCAGCGCACCGGCGAGCGGGTGTGGGACGTCAACAGCGACGGCGGCGCCCATGTCGGGCTGGTGCCGGACTGGATCGAGGACGTACGCGGGCTCGGTGGCGACCCGCTCGTCGACGAGCTGCTGCACGGCGCGCAGTCCTACCTGGACACGTGGAACGCCACCGACGGGTGGGACCGGCCGGCCGACCTGGCCCGGGGCGGTGCCGCGTCGGCGAGCAGCAGCGAGTTCTCCGTCGTCACCAGTTATCGGCCCGACCGCGCCATCGACGGAGACCCCGCCACCCGGTGGGCCAGCGACTGGAACGACGACCAGTGGTGGTCGGTCGACCTGCGCAGCCCCCAGCGCGTCGGCCGGGTGGTGCTGGACTGGGAGGCGGCCCACGCCACCGCCTACCGCATCGAGGTGTCCGACGACAACCGGACGTGGCGCACGGTGTGGCAGACCACGTCGGGCCGCGGCGGGCTGGAGACCGCTCGGTTCACCCCGACGACCGCACGCCACCTGCGGATGCACGGCACCGGTCGGGCCACGCACTACGGCTACTCGTTGCGGGAGGTGGCCGTCCACGCGCGGTGA
- a CDS encoding formylglycine-generating enzyme family protein has protein sequence MSGHCCSPGRHGPGGDGAAEPVEPVAGAAPLRGPRPGAEPPAHAVRLPGGTFRMGSDEGLGHPDDQEGPVRAVTVGPFAVAATTVTTAQWAAFAEETGHVSDAQRFGWSHVLHLHLPPAVAARAPRVRSAPWWCAIQGADWRHPEGPGSDLAGREDHPAVHLSWRDAQSWCAWAGGRLPTEAEWEYAARGGLEGARYPWGDELRPDGEHRCNIWQGDFPHRDEAADGWSGTAPVTTYTANGFGLFQTVGNVWEWCADPWRGGRVIKGGSFLCHDSWCNRYRVAARSANEEDASAANAGFRCVWDLAGPDRTGSGAHRAWTATSRNE, from the coding sequence GTGAGCGGTCACTGCTGCTCACCGGGGCGGCACGGCCCGGGCGGGGACGGAGCGGCCGAACCGGTCGAGCCGGTCGCCGGGGCCGCGCCGCTCCGTGGTCCACGACCCGGCGCCGAGCCGCCGGCCCACGCCGTGCGGCTCCCCGGAGGCACCTTCCGGATGGGCAGCGACGAGGGGCTGGGCCACCCCGACGACCAGGAGGGGCCGGTCCGTGCCGTGACCGTCGGCCCCTTCGCCGTCGCCGCGACGACGGTCACCACCGCCCAGTGGGCAGCGTTCGCCGAGGAGACCGGACACGTCTCCGACGCCCAGCGGTTCGGCTGGTCCCACGTCCTCCACCTGCACCTGCCGCCCGCCGTCGCGGCACGTGCCCCCCGGGTCCGGTCGGCACCGTGGTGGTGCGCGATCCAGGGCGCGGACTGGCGGCACCCCGAAGGCCCCGGGTCCGACCTGGCCGGCCGCGAGGACCACCCGGCCGTGCACCTGTCATGGCGCGACGCGCAGTCCTGGTGTGCGTGGGCCGGCGGCCGGCTGCCGACCGAGGCGGAGTGGGAGTACGCCGCCCGCGGCGGACTCGAAGGTGCGCGCTACCCGTGGGGCGACGAACTGCGCCCGGACGGGGAGCACCGGTGCAACATCTGGCAGGGCGACTTCCCGCACCGCGACGAGGCCGCCGACGGCTGGTCCGGCACCGCCCCGGTCACGACGTACACCGCCAACGGGTTCGGCCTCTTCCAGACCGTCGGAAACGTGTGGGAGTGGTGCGCCGACCCCTGGCGCGGCGGCCGGGTGATCAAGGGTGGCTCGTTCCTGTGCCACGACTCCTGGTGCAACCGCTACCGCGTCGCCGCGCGCTCGGCCAACGAGGAGGACGCGTCGGCGGCCAACGCGGGCTTCCGGTGCGTCTGGGACCTCGCGGGCCCGGACCGCACCGGAAGCGGCGCTCACCGCGCGTGGACGGCCACCTCCCGCAACGAGTAG
- a CDS encoding sulfatase-like hydrolase/transferase: MRAIFVLFDTLNRRFLPPYGANDVVAPHFADLAGRSVTFDNAYGGSMPCMPARRELHTGRHNFLHRGWGPLEPFDDSMPELLSRAGIYTHLVTDHQHYWADGGATYHPRFRTFEFFRGQEGDEWKGHVADPPVAAGQAPTVTNGELRRQDRVNRLYMTSEAEHPQTLTFDAGLHFIGTNAEEDNWFLQIETFDPHEPFFTYDDYRKLYDTAYDGPELDWPDYVRVSEPQETVDHVRSLYSALLTMCDRSLGRVLAAMDEHDMWDDTMLIVGTDHGFLLGEHDWWGKNTPPYFQETIHLPLFVWDPRSRRSGERRTSLVQTIDLAPTLLDFFGRPATRDMQGVSLADVVESDAPVREAGLFGIFGGHVNVTDGRWVYLRAPARPGNQPLAEYTLMPTLMRGRMPVEVLREAALASPFGFTKDVSPLRVPGTAYTDPYAFGSMLFDLYTDPEQQHPVIDDGQELRMATLMRDLMVANEVPAEQFERMGLPATGPLAPEHLLCREQAGQVETSRRRPLRAADFPRSRIDVTTPISTLLTEPDAVAVLRAHLGDLVDGPLPDEVLELGLLDVAGVAVGLIPTATLHRIADELAEL, from the coding sequence ATGCGTGCCATCTTCGTCCTCTTCGACACACTCAACCGGCGGTTCCTGCCACCGTACGGCGCCAACGACGTCGTCGCGCCGCACTTCGCCGACCTCGCCGGGCGCAGCGTCACCTTCGACAACGCCTACGGCGGCTCGATGCCCTGCATGCCGGCCCGCCGTGAACTGCACACCGGCCGGCACAACTTCCTGCACCGGGGCTGGGGCCCGCTGGAGCCGTTCGACGACTCGATGCCCGAACTGCTCAGCCGCGCCGGGATCTACACGCATCTGGTGACCGACCACCAGCACTACTGGGCCGACGGCGGAGCGACCTACCATCCGCGGTTCCGGACGTTCGAGTTCTTCCGGGGCCAGGAGGGCGACGAGTGGAAGGGGCACGTCGCCGACCCGCCGGTGGCCGCCGGTCAGGCGCCGACGGTGACGAACGGGGAACTGCGTCGCCAGGACCGGGTGAACCGGCTCTACATGACCAGCGAGGCCGAGCATCCGCAGACGCTCACTTTCGACGCCGGGCTGCACTTCATCGGCACCAACGCCGAGGAGGACAACTGGTTCCTCCAGATCGAGACCTTCGACCCGCACGAGCCCTTCTTCACCTACGACGACTACCGCAAGCTCTACGACACGGCGTACGACGGTCCCGAGCTGGACTGGCCCGACTACGTGCGGGTCTCCGAGCCGCAGGAGACCGTCGACCACGTCCGCTCGCTCTACTCGGCTCTGCTCACCATGTGCGACCGTAGCCTGGGCCGGGTGCTGGCAGCCATGGACGAGCACGACATGTGGGACGACACGATGCTGATCGTGGGCACCGACCACGGCTTCCTGCTCGGCGAGCACGACTGGTGGGGCAAGAACACCCCGCCGTACTTCCAGGAGACCATCCACCTGCCGCTGTTCGTATGGGATCCGCGCTCGCGCCGCAGTGGTGAGCGGCGCACCTCGCTGGTGCAGACCATCGACCTGGCTCCGACCCTGCTCGACTTCTTCGGCCGGCCCGCGACCCGGGACATGCAAGGAGTGTCGCTCGCGGACGTCGTCGAGTCCGACGCACCGGTCCGCGAGGCCGGCCTGTTCGGCATCTTCGGGGGACACGTCAACGTCACCGACGGCCGCTGGGTCTATCTGCGCGCCCCGGCGCGACCTGGCAACCAGCCGCTCGCGGAATACACACTGATGCCCACACTCATGCGCGGCCGGATGCCGGTCGAGGTCCTGCGGGAGGCCGCTCTCGCGTCTCCGTTCGGGTTCACCAAGGACGTGTCGCCGCTGCGGGTGCCCGGCACCGCGTACACCGACCCCTACGCCTTCGGTTCGATGCTCTTCGACCTCTACACCGACCCGGAACAGCAGCACCCGGTCATCGACGACGGGCAAGAACTGCGCATGGCCACCCTGATGCGCGACCTGATGGTGGCCAACGAGGTGCCGGCCGAGCAGTTCGAGCGGATGGGTCTGCCCGCGACCGGACCGCTGGCGCCCGAGCACCTGCTGTGCCGCGAGCAGGCCGGCCAGGTGGAGACCAGCCGCCGACGGCCGCTGCGGGCCGCGGACTTCCCCAGGTCCAGGATCGACGTGACCACACCGATCTCGACGCTGCTGACCGAGCCCGACGCGGTCGCGGTCCTGCGTGCCCATCTGGGCGATCTCGTCGACGGACCGCTGCCCGATGAGGTGCTCGAGTTGGGATTGCTGGACGTCGCGGGCGTGGCCGTCGGACTCATCCCCACCGCTACGCTGCACCGGATCGCCGACGAACTGGCCGAGCTGTGA
- a CDS encoding MFS transporter has protein sequence MTAPPDDRPGPPQPVAPAGDSSEPSAPVTLAWLWLFALAWLGFWLMVMLPSQVMLAQLARAIDPDRKVRLASVFQGTMLVAIVLAVPLVGFLCDRTRLAWGRRRAWALGGFTLASLAFALVGQLDSVPVVCGLLVLVALGQACVLVGLSAMIADQVPVNQRGRASAAFGAPQVIALAGGMALVTEVIHDVSTAWWVIALLAAVCCLPFLLGVGEPAPPPGTGPTGGLLRNLTPPRPRRAPDYYWAMSTRVLVNAGNLVGTAYLLYYVDDVLHRPDPEGAALTLTLVYLVFCVVATYAAGLISDRKPRRKPLVLAGAAFQIAAALSLAVSPTWEAAVLAAALLGVGYGTFLSVDQVLTIAVLPDVRTRARDLGLVNAAQNLPIAPFVGFTVLTLTNENYRALYVASALIVLLGAWSVTRIRSVS, from the coding sequence GTGACCGCACCGCCCGATGACCGGCCTGGACCCCCGCAACCGGTCGCCCCGGCAGGGGACTCCTCGGAGCCCAGCGCCCCCGTCACACTGGCGTGGCTGTGGCTGTTCGCTCTGGCCTGGCTCGGGTTCTGGCTGATGGTGATGCTGCCCAGTCAGGTCATGCTCGCCCAGTTGGCCCGCGCCATCGATCCGGACCGGAAGGTTCGTCTGGCCAGTGTGTTCCAGGGCACCATGCTGGTCGCGATCGTGCTGGCCGTCCCCCTGGTGGGCTTCCTCTGCGACCGCACCCGGCTGGCCTGGGGCCGTCGACGCGCGTGGGCGCTGGGCGGGTTCACTCTCGCCTCGCTCGCCTTCGCCCTCGTCGGACAGCTCGACTCGGTGCCGGTGGTGTGCGGGCTGCTCGTGCTCGTCGCGCTCGGACAGGCATGCGTGCTCGTGGGCCTGAGCGCGATGATCGCCGATCAGGTACCCGTGAACCAGCGCGGCCGGGCATCGGCGGCCTTCGGTGCGCCCCAGGTGATCGCCCTGGCCGGCGGCATGGCGCTGGTCACCGAGGTCATCCACGACGTGTCCACCGCATGGTGGGTGATCGCCCTGCTCGCCGCGGTCTGCTGCCTGCCCTTCCTGCTCGGCGTCGGCGAACCGGCGCCGCCTCCGGGGACCGGACCGACCGGGGGCCTGCTGCGCAATCTGACGCCACCGCGTCCGCGGCGGGCGCCGGACTACTACTGGGCCATGTCCACGAGGGTGCTGGTCAACGCCGGTAATCTGGTCGGCACGGCGTATCTGCTCTACTACGTCGATGATGTTCTCCACCGGCCCGACCCGGAGGGCGCGGCGCTCACGCTCACGCTCGTCTACCTGGTGTTCTGCGTGGTCGCGACGTACGCCGCCGGGCTGATCTCCGACCGCAAGCCGCGCCGCAAGCCGCTCGTGCTCGCCGGCGCCGCGTTCCAGATCGCGGCAGCGCTGAGCCTGGCGGTCTCACCGACGTGGGAGGCGGCGGTGCTGGCCGCGGCCCTCCTCGGCGTCGGATACGGCACCTTCCTCTCCGTCGACCAGGTGCTGACCATCGCCGTCCTGCCCGACGTGCGCACCCGGGCCCGCGACCTGGGCCTGGTCAACGCCGCCCAGAACCTGCCCATCGCTCCTTTCGTCGGCTTCACGGTGCTCACCCTCACCAACGAGAACTACCGCGCCCTCTATGTCGCCAGTGCACTGATCGTGCTGCTCGGGGCCTGGTCGGTGACACGAATAAGGTCGGTGTCCTGA
- a CDS encoding ABC transporter ATP-binding protein → MIRLLLRVLGHEHARPMRRTVALMTTTSVVEGLSYGLLVPALRALFGTAPSDAWPWLIAFGAAFAVYAVLRYSSDLSGFRVGAGLLRGMYHRLGDHLARLPVGWYGAGRVGEVSVLAGRGVLQAMGVIAHLLGPFISACVTPLTIVAVMLAFNWYMGLAALAAVPVVAVIQIRTGRSTAAADVERAERDAEATGRVVEYLQAQPVLRAGGRTGERFRLLDDSLREVRRASRRSTLSVLPGAVGLALAVQAMFTVLLVLGAYLALGGNIGVAEVLAILVLAARCADPLLSLSDIGGKLRGARSELARLDAVLSAEPLPEAPDPVRPEHHDLEFDSVAFRHGDRTVLDDVSLSLREGQRLAVVGPSGAGKSTLLRLLARFHDVDAGAVRVGGVDVRAIDTEVLMARIAIVFQNVHLFDGTIEENVRLGRPDADEAEVRAAATAARLDEVIGRLPDGWATQVGEDGALLSGGERQRVSIARALLKNAPVVLLDEVTSALDPVNEAAVHEGIERLMAGRTVVMVAHRMRTVRRADHIVFLEGGRIVEEGGHDELLRRGGRYAGFWNLSTTPVASRGE, encoded by the coding sequence ATGATCCGCCTACTGCTCCGTGTGCTGGGGCACGAGCACGCCCGGCCGATGCGCCGCACCGTGGCGCTGATGACGACGACCTCGGTGGTCGAGGGGCTGTCCTACGGACTGCTGGTACCGGCGCTGCGGGCACTGTTCGGCACGGCACCCTCGGACGCCTGGCCCTGGCTGATCGCGTTCGGAGCCGCGTTCGCGGTCTACGCGGTACTGCGCTACAGCAGCGATCTGTCCGGATTCCGCGTCGGAGCGGGCCTGTTGCGCGGCATGTACCACCGTCTCGGTGATCATCTGGCCCGGTTGCCTGTCGGCTGGTACGGCGCGGGCCGCGTCGGGGAGGTGTCCGTCCTGGCCGGCCGGGGCGTCCTCCAGGCGATGGGCGTGATCGCGCATCTGCTGGGGCCGTTCATCTCCGCCTGTGTGACCCCCCTGACGATCGTCGCCGTGATGCTTGCCTTCAACTGGTACATGGGACTGGCCGCGTTGGCCGCCGTACCGGTCGTGGCGGTGATCCAGATCCGGACGGGACGGTCGACGGCCGCCGCCGACGTGGAGCGCGCCGAACGCGACGCCGAGGCCACCGGGCGGGTCGTCGAATACCTCCAGGCGCAGCCGGTGCTGCGCGCCGGCGGCCGGACCGGCGAACGCTTCCGGCTGCTCGACGACTCGCTGCGTGAGGTCCGGCGCGCGTCCCGCCGTTCCACGCTGTCCGTGCTGCCCGGCGCGGTGGGACTGGCGCTCGCGGTGCAGGCGATGTTCACCGTGTTGCTGGTGCTGGGCGCGTACCTCGCGCTCGGCGGGAACATAGGTGTGGCGGAGGTGCTGGCGATCCTGGTGCTGGCCGCCCGCTGCGCGGATCCGCTGCTGTCGCTGTCGGACATCGGTGGCAAACTCCGCGGCGCGCGTTCCGAACTGGCGAGACTCGACGCGGTATTGAGCGCCGAGCCCCTTCCGGAAGCTCCCGATCCCGTCCGGCCGGAACACCACGACCTGGAGTTCGACTCGGTCGCCTTCCGGCACGGTGATCGCACGGTGCTGGACGATGTCTCGTTGTCCTTGCGGGAGGGGCAGCGGCTGGCCGTGGTCGGACCGTCCGGCGCGGGCAAGAGCACGTTGCTGCGGCTGCTCGCACGGTTCCACGACGTGGACGCGGGCGCGGTACGTGTGGGGGGCGTGGACGTGCGCGCCATCGACACCGAGGTGCTGATGGCTCGGATCGCCATCGTCTTCCAGAACGTCCATCTCTTCGACGGCACGATCGAGGAGAACGTACGACTCGGCCGTCCCGACGCCGACGAGGCCGAGGTACGGGCGGCGGCGACCGCGGCGCGGTTGGACGAGGTGATCGGACGACTGCCCGACGGATGGGCGACCCAGGTCGGTGAGGACGGTGCGCTGCTGTCGGGTGGTGAGCGCCAGCGTGTCTCGATCGCGCGAGCACTGCTGAAGAACGCGCCCGTCGTGCTGCTGGACGAGGTGACCTCCGCACTGGACCCGGTGAACGAGGCGGCCGTCCACGAGGGCATCGAGCGTCTGATGGCGGGCCGTACGGTGGTGATGGTGGCGCACCGGATGCGTACCGTCCGCCGCGCCGACCACATCGTCTTCCTGGAGGGCGGCCGGATCGTGGAGGAGGGCGGGCACGACGAACTGCTGCGCCGCGGTGGCCGCTACGCCGGTTTCTGGAACCTTTCGACGACTCCCGTGGCGTCCCGTGGCGAGTGA